A window of the Oncorhynchus gorbuscha isolate QuinsamMale2020 ecotype Even-year unplaced genomic scaffold, OgorEven_v1.0 Un_scaffold_360, whole genome shotgun sequence genome harbors these coding sequences:
- the LOC124017982 gene encoding DNA-binding protein inhibitor ID-4-like: protein MKATTPVRPQKDTSSSSGNELSLHYVSDHSLSIARSRLQEEEQLCLQDDMNQCYSRLKRLVPTIPQDKKVSKVEILQHVIDYILDLQLALETHPSLLKQQTGTMTGTCPPFPASNRTPLTVLNTDHQRMSTGKKDDSVLCR from the coding sequence ATGAAGGCTACTACTCCCGTCCGCCCCCAGAAGGATACCTCAAGCAGCAGCGGCAACGAGCTTTCTTTACACTACGTCTCGGATCACAGCCTGAGCATTGCCCGGTCTCGGTTGCAGGAAGAAGAGCAGCTGTGTCTGCAGGACGATATGAACCAGTGTTACAGTCGCCTCAAGCGCCTCGTTCCCACCATACCGCAGGATAAGAAAGTCAGCAAAGTGGAGATCCTTCAGCACGTCATAGATTACATCTTGGACCTGCAGCTCGCGCTGGAGACGCACCCTTCTCTCCTGAAACAACAGACGGGGACCATGACGGGGACGTGCCCGCCGTTCCCAGCCTCTAACCGGACACCACTAACGGTTCTCAACACAGACCACCAG